Genomic DNA from Alistipes indistinctus YIT 12060:
GTCGCACTGATCCCGATGATTGTACCGCCGCAGGATTTGTTCCGGCTGCCGGTCCAGATCGCCTGCGGGGCGGCTGTCTTCATCGCCGTAGCACTGTTGCTGTTCCAGCGCTGTTACGAATGGAACCGGGGGCAATTCGTCTATTGTGTCGTGCCTTCTCCGTTGCGGCGCTATATTTCCCGGCCGAACAGGGGCGTGCAGGAATGACAGGAGAGCAGGGAACGGAGTAAGTGTGAGTGTGGGAACATAAGGGCCGGAATAAAATCGAAAGGCAGGCCTCAAACGCCTGCCTTCGTCTTTTTACGGTCGTAAGCTTTTTTCGAGCGGTGTACCCGGCTCTGTCCCACCGGACGGCCGTGCCGTGCGATCTCCTCTTCCCGGCTCGCCTTGCGGTGAGCTTTGAGGTAGTCCTGTTCGGTGATGCGTTTTTTCATCTTTCGGTCGGTTTGAGGCGGCAAAGGTAGTAAAATCCCTGGCATCGGCCCGCCTATTCCATTTCGGTCAGCACCAAGTCCGGCAGCGACTGAATGAAGGTGAACAAAGCCTGTTCTTCCCGCTGTTCCTTGATTTTGACCACGAGCGACACCCGGTACGAACACAGTTCCCCGTGTTTCTCTTCGGCGGCTTTGTAGCTGACGACGCGGTAACGGCGCTGGTGCACCTGGTCGAGGATACGTACCAGGTTTTCCTGCCGCGTGGTGGTGAAATGGACGAGCATCGTGCGCAGGCCCAGGTTTTTGAACAGCACGGTCAGCAGTTCGAGTCCTGCGAGCGTCAGCACGGTGGCCGACACGCCCAGCCAGTACATCCCGCCGCCGACGGCCATGCCGATTCCTGCGGTGGCCCACATGCCTGCGGCGGTAGTCAGGCCGCGTACGAACTGTTTCTGGAAAATGATCGTTCCGGCGCCGAGGAAGCCGATGCCGCTGACGATCTGCGCCGCGACGCGGCTCGGGTCGAGTCCCACGCCGGCCTCTCCGAGCACCCCGGCGAAGCCGTATTGCGAAACGATCATGAACAGCGCGCTGCCCAGCGAGACGAGGAAGTGCGTGCGGAAGCCCGCCTCTTTGGCCCGGTACTCGCGGT
This window encodes:
- a CDS encoding MgtC/SapB family protein → MFWEFTLRLLLAGVLGAVIGLDREYRAKEAGFRTHFLVSLGSALFMIVSQYGFAGVLGEAGVGLDPSRVAAQIVSGIGFLGAGTIIFQKQFVRGLTTAAGMWATAGIGMAVGGGMYWLGVSATVLTLAGLELLTVLFKNLGLRTMLVHFTTTRQENLVRILDQVHQRRYRVVSYKAAEEKHGELCSYRVSLVVKIKEQREEQALFTFIQSLPDLVLTEME